From Elaeis guineensis isolate ETL-2024a chromosome 16, EG11, whole genome shotgun sequence, a single genomic window includes:
- the LOC105059117 gene encoding ABC transporter F family member 1, with the protein MVSDASKKKAAAKKAAAAAKRGGKAPATSSSKAAVQAQNGVDKVADGVGSLRISDRTCTGVLASHPLSRDIHIESLSLTFHGHDLIVDSELELNYGRRYGLLGLNGCGKSTLLSSIGYRELPIPEHMDIYHLTREIEASDMSALQAVINCDEERLRLEKEAEILASQDDGGGEALDRVYERLEAIDASTAEKRAAEILYGLGFNKQMQAKKTRDFSGGWRMRIALARALFMNPTILLLDEPTNHLDLEACVWLEETLKKFDRILVVVSHSQDFLNGVCTNIIHMQNRKLKLYTGNYDQYVQTREELEENQMKQYKWEQEQIASMKEYIARFGHGSAKLARQAQSKEKTLAKMERGGLTEKVVKDKVLVFRFTDVGKLPPPVLQFVEVTFGYTPDNLIYKNLDFGVDLDSRIALVGPNGAGKSTLLKLMTGDLVPLDGMVRRHNHLRIAQFHQHLAEKLELEMSALQFMMKEYPGNEEERMRAAIGKFGLSGKAQVMPMKNLSDGQRSRVIFAWLAWRQPHLLLLDEPTNHLDIETIDSLAEALNEWDGGLVLVSHDFRLINQVAQEIWVCENQTVTRWEGDIMDFKEHLRSRAGLPE; encoded by the exons ATGGTGTCGGACGCGAGCAAGAAGAAGGCGGCGGCGAAgaaggcggcggcggcggcgaagaggggagggaaagctCCAGCGACGTCGTCGTCTAAGGCCGCCGTCCAGGCGCAGAATGGAGTGGACAAGGTCGCGGATGGCGTTGGATCCCTCCGGATATCCGATCGGACGTGCACCGGAGTCCTTGCCTCTCATCCCCTCTCAAGAGATATCCAT ATAGAGTCTCTATCATTGACATTTCATGGACATGACCTTATAGTAGATTCTGAACTGGAGCTTAATTATGGAAG ACGTTATGGTCTGCTCGGATTGAATGGCTGTGGGAAGTCTACTCTCCTTTCATCAATAGGTTACAGGGAGCTTCCAATTCCTGAACACATGGATATCTACCACCTTACCCGGGAGATTGAAGCTTCAGACATGTCTGCACTTCAGGCTGTCATTAACTGTGATGAAGAAAGGCTAAGGCTGGAGAAAGAAGCTGAAATCTTGGCATCTCAG GATGATGGTGGTGGAGAAGCTTTGGATCGCGTCTACGAGCGCTTAGAAGCAATTGATGCCTCAACTGCTGAGAAGCGTGCTGCTGAAATTTTGTATGGGCTTGGTTTCAATAAACAAATGCAAGCAAAGAAAACTCGAGACTTCTCTGGTGGGTGGCGTATGAGGATTGCGCTAGCACGAGCACTGTTTATGAACCCAACCATCCTTTTACTTGATGAGCCCACAAATCATCTTG ATCTTGAAGCATGTGTGTGGCTTGAAGAGACACTAAAAAAGTTTGATCGTATCCTTGTCGTAGTCTCGCACTCTCAGGATTTTCTTAATGGTGTCTGTACCAACATCATCCACATGCAGAACAGGAAACTTAAGCTCTACACTGGCAACTATGACCAGTATGTCCAGACCCGAGAAGAGCTGGAAGAAAACCAGATGAAGCAGTACAAGTGGGAGCAGGAGCAGATTGCTTCCATGAAAGAGTATATTGCTCGTTTCGGTCATGGTTCTGCTAAGCTGGCCCGCCAAGCCCAGAGCAAGGAGAAAACCCTTGCTAAGATGGAGCGTGGTGGGCTTACTGAAAAGGTGGTTAAGGACAAGGTACTAGTCTTCCGCTTCACAGATGTGGGTAAACTTCCTCCACCAGTACTGCAGTTTGTGGAAGTCACCTTCGGGTACACCCCTGACAACCTCATCTACAAGAACCTTGATTTTGGGGTGGATCTTGATTCGAGGATAGCATTAGTGGGACCTAATGGAGCAGGGAAGAGCACGTTGCTCAAGCTGATGACTGGTGACCTTGTTCCACTGGATGGTATGGTAAGGCGTCACAATCATCTCAGGATTGCCCAGTTCCATCAGCATCTGGCGGAGAAGCTTGAGTTGGAGATGTCGGCGCTCCAGTTCATGATGAAGGAATACCCAGGGAACGAGGAGGAGAGGATGAGGGCTGCAATAGGTAAGTTTGGATTGTCTGGAAAAGCCCAGGTGATGCCTATGAAGAACTTGTCAGATGGACAGAGGAGCCGGGTGATCTTTGCTTGGTTGGCCTGGAGGCAGCCACACCTGCTGCTGCTGGATGAGCCAACAAACCATCTGGATATTGAAACTATTGACTCCTTGGCAGAAGCGCTGAATGAGTGGGATGGCGGATTAGTTTTGGTGAGTCATGACTTCAGGCTGATCAACCAGGTGGCTCAGGAGATctgggtgtgtgaaaatcagacAGTGACTCGGTGGGAGGGCGACATCATGGACTTTAAAGAGCATCTGAGGAGCAGGGCTGGGTTGCCTGAGTGA